The Triticum urartu cultivar G1812 chromosome 6, Tu2.1, whole genome shotgun sequence genome includes the window TTTAATCTGAAAAAATGGCCGGCGGCGTCGGCGACGTAGCAGGCGGGCGAGTGTGTGAATTCAATGTGCCACCGACCAGCGGGCCCGGTGAGGAAAGAGGGCGAGCGCGCGCGCGTCCGTCTTGTGTCCGCGCTGACGCAAATCAGGCTCAAAAATAGGCTGAGAATGGGTCGGCAGGCGGACGAAAGCGGACGCGcttccgtttgggtcggcgcgttgggccggCTTTTTTGTCCGcaccgacccaaacggacggccgcggacgaaatgggtcgctCCATTGAAGTTGCTCTTAATGTAGTGTATATGAAAATTTATCGCAACCCATTTAGCGCAAGTTATTTCTTTTAGAAAAGAAAAGGTATGTAATAATAAAGTTAGATTCAAATATTCTTGTGTCCATAtattatttaaaaaatattaTAAACAAGGCTCCATGCCACACTGTTTGTTATGAATATTTGTGGTACATACATAATAACCTCATGGTACACATCTAACATCAAGTATACATCTAATGACACACCTAGGCTCCGTGGCAACACCCTCAGTTTCTCCTATTTTCTCATTCGGTTGGGTAGTTCCTATGTGATATGGTTATTCTGAGATCGGCGTTGTACGTGGACTACTTCTCCATCTTGTATCATACGGTCGTGTACTCTGTTTGATGGTTGTTTTATATATTTATAACGGGGCAGAAACCTGTGTGTATTTTTCTAGTTTTCTTAAACTTAAAAAGTTGACTATTGAATTTTTGAAAAACACATGCTCCTTGGAGCCTGGGAGCCAAAAAGCCTCACTCCAACAATATTTCCTTTTTCATGAAAAGGATTCAAATGTATTATAAAAGTATCAAAAGTGAAAGATGTATTTGCATGTATGTAAGCATGTATGATTGTACTGTATTAAAAGAACTATAAAATATACCAGAAGTGAAAAATATGCCAAACATTAAAAAAATTACACCAAGAGATCTCTCAAACTTCTGGCCATCAGGCTTCGAACAAAAATTGAATACCTCTACCACCGCAATATGCTCGCATATAGTCTATGGACCATCTGAAAGCTCCTTCGACGCACGACGTTCACTTATGTGTATATCTGGAccattagagcatctccaaccgGACCGCCCATATCTGCCCCATACGCTGTCCGGATGAGAAAAAGCCGCCCAACCGGACTCCCTCATAAATTGGACCCTGTCCGCACTCCAAACGAAACCCTAGCGACATTCCACTTCACTCCACTCTTCTCCCATAGTACCAAGCTCCTCTCTGACAAGCTTATCTTAAAGAGGTCCAAAATAAAAGCACAACCACTTTGAAGTACCATAAATCAATTCAAAAGAATTTGTAAAAGCAATGCTGAGATAAAGAGATATACGGGCATTTGCAACATAATATTCTGGTCGAGCCTTTATTGAATTATCTATAGCACAACACAATATCATAATCTCTTATTACTGGCTTCTGATCGGTACAACTACACAAAACTAATAAGATTATCCATAACAAACAGACTGAGCAAACCGATTACCGAACCGCAATTGAACACAAGACAAACATTACGATGGTGATGGTTGCACTTCCAGTGTCTGAATCATACAACTGTAGCATATCATAGTATCATCATTTAAGCCAATGGATGGGAAATGCACTTTGCCAAGAAAGATCAAAGACTAATGGAGAGTTCGACCATCTTCATCCAGGATCGTGTCCTTGAAAGATCCGCCACTTGGTATCATGGGTAGCACATGTTCCTGGTGTGGGACGATGACGTCCAGCAAGTACGGGCCTGGTGTCTCGAGCATCTCCTTGATGGCGGCACGAACCTTGCTCTTCTTTGCCACTCGGACCGCAGGGATACTGAAGCCTCTGGCAATTGTGACGAAGTCTGGGTAAATCTCACTCTCCTTCTCCGGGTTGCCTAGGAAGGTGTGTGCTCGGTTGGCCTTGTAGAGCATGTCCTCCCACTGCACCACCATACCCAGATGCTGGTTGTTAAGAACCATGACCTTCACTTGGAGGTTCTCAATTCGGATCATTGCCAACTCTTGGATGTTCATGAGGAAGCTACCGTCTCCATCAATGTCGATCACAGCGACACCTGGGTTGGCCACTGCGGCACCAGCAGCTGCCGGCAACCCAAAGCCCATTGCCCCAAGCCCACCAGACGACAACCATTGTCTAGGCCTCCTATAGGTGTAATACTGAGCTGCCCACATCTGATGCTGCCCAACGCCGGTGGCAACGATTGCCTCCCCATTTGTCATCTCGTCCAGCACCTGGATAGCATATTGCGGTGGAATGGCTTCACCAAATGTTTGATAACCTAGGGGAAACTCAATTTTTTTCTGCTCCAACTTCAAGCACCAATCACGGTAGTAAAAATTCTTCTCCCCAATGCTCCCTTCTAGCAGAGCATTCATACCCTGCAAAGCAAGCTTGACATCTGCACAAATTGTGACGTGTGGCTGCTTGTTCTTCCCGATCTCCGTGGGGTCAATGTCAATGTGCACAATCTTGGCCCTGCTCGCAAAAGCCTCAATCCTCCCGGTCACGCGATCGTCGAACCGCACACCAAATGCAAGCAACAAGTCAGCCTTATCCACGGCGTAATTGGCATACACTGTCCCGTGCATCCCAAGCATGCGGAGTGACAGCGGATGGTCGCTAGGAAAGTTACCGAGACCCATCAGAGTAGTTGCCACCGGGATGCCGGTGAGCTCAACAAAGCGGCGCAGCTCATCACCAGACGCAGAGCATCCGCCACCAACGTAGAGAACGGGTCTCCTGGCCTCGGCCGCAAGGTGGATGACTTGCTCGAGCAGGTCAGTAGCCGGCTGCTCGGGCAGGCGCGCAATGTACCTGCTGGTTAGCTGCATGGGCGTGTCCCAGGACGGCACAGCCATGTGCTGCTGGATGTCCTTGGGGATGTCCACCAGAACAGGCCCTGGACGACCGGACGACGCGAGGAAGAAGGCCGCTTTGATAATGCGGGGGATGTCGTCCACATCGAGAACCAGGTAGTTGTGCTTGGTGACGGGGCGAGTGACTTCCACGACCGGCGTTTCCTGAAAGGCGCCCGTCCCGATCATGCACCGCGGGACCTGGCCGGTGATGGCGACGAGTGGCACGGAGTCGAGGTGCGCGTCGGCGAGCGCGGTGACGAGGTTGGTGGCACCGGGGCCGGAGGTGGCGATGCAGACGCCGGGCCGGCCGGAAGCGCGCGCGTAGCCTGACGCGGCGAAGGCCTCGCCCTGCTCATGGCGGAGCAGGTGGGTGCGGATGGTGGGCGAGCGCGTGAGCTCCTGGTGGATCTCCATGCACGCACCGCCCGGGTACGCGAACACGTCGCGAACTCCACAGCGCTCGAGGGCCTCCACGAGTATGTCTGCGCCATTTCGCCTAAGCGTTGTGACGGCGGGAGAAGAGGAGGCCATGGTGTTTAGGGCGTCCCCTTGTTTAGAAGCAAGAAGGCCAGAATCCTTAGGAAAACACCCGCCCTCCTTGGCTAGAAACACCGCTCTCACTGGAACACTCGCAGATGCTTTCCTTGCCCTCGTTTTTATAGGGAACGTCTACATCCACGTAGTATTATATATACTCCTATAATGTACGGAAAATAATTCAAATTTTCTTAAGTTGCTAGATATCGGTCACGTTTTGTAAAGGGAAAAATGGGCTCCATGTATACGTGATTATTTTGGAGACTTCGACAGTGTTTCGGTAGGCAACGTACCCGCAAACGCCAGGAAACCAACGTGTGTTAATTTCCGGTCAAAAGAAAAACGTGTGTTCATTTCAGACAAGCCAAAGGATTCACCTAACCCTGCACGTTTTTTCCCTTCAAATCAAAGTGAAAACCTTCACGTTTTATCCAGGGCCGAACAAGACACGTTGGAGATAAAAACAAGAATGGGCAATATGTGATGGACTTGGCCACGGCAGGAAAAGAAAGCAGAGCAAAGCCTCTGAAGATGAAAGCTAAATGTCCCTCAAAAAAAGATGATGAAAGCTAAATGGACACCTCCTGATAACGGAGTGATCAAGGTGAATATCGATGCTTTATTACATGATAAGTAATACGTACTTCCTCCGTCTAGAAAAGCTTGTCCCTTAAATGGATGATCTAGCATCAAATAagtgttagatacatccatttgatgaacaaGCTTGGGATAAGTTTTCTGGACAGATGGAGTACCAATCAACGATCTATCGGGCTGGTGATCGGGACCGTGGTATTTTTGGCACTGTCCTACGTGCACAAGCGCTCTGGTATGAGTGTCACTACTGTACAATCAGTCTTTACAAGTTCTTATATGTGTTTGACGAGTTCTATTCCAAGGGACTGCGGCAAACAACCAGTATGCCGAGTGGCAGGCTCTTATGAACAGAAGACCACTTCAGAGACTCCAGTTGGTCGAGAGCCAATCTAAATAAACTCCGCGCAATAAAAAGGACTCAGTCCATACGACCTTTGCAAAGAGCTCGCAACTAGGTGCCACGTGGCACAACTGGTCCGTGTCGACGGCTCCGTAACGTTGAGTGCACCTTTGTCGAGAACCTTAAAGCATGGTTAATATAAGAGCCCACTGTTGGCTCTATGCTCGGGCCATGTTACTTATAGCTTTCATAAAAAAAAATCtcatcttctatatctaaatagctagccttCATTAATTTATTTTTTTCAACATGCAAGTATGCCACCTCATCATTCAACATGCATGAAGAAAGGTCAACCACAACATGCAACCATGCATAATAAAAAGCCACCTCAACATGCAAACATGGATGAGAATTTACACACTATTATGATATTTATATTATATAATAACCAAACACCACAAATCATTTTTTAGTTTTAACTCTCATATTATTACTCTACATATTCATGTTTCATATAACCAATTCCCACCGAATATATTGCAAATATTCCGCAATAACGTGTAGGGTATCATTTAGTATACTAAAAGATTGACTGCAGACATTGACTGTAGTAACAAATGTTTACATGCATGGAGAAGTTGGCAACCGCATTTCATTGGAAGGGAGGAAGCAGCTCGGTTGCATGCAAGTTTTTTCCACTCGTGTGCTGCACTAGAGCCCGGCGATAGCTGAAGCACCAGCTTGCTTTTCTTTCCTCACTTCTCTCTCCTCCAGCTAagattttgctgacctaaaacaGCTTATAGCTTGCTAACTAGGCTCTATTATACTTGCTCTTATACATGGTACTTCCTCTGTCTCAAAATTTTTGTCTTAAATTAATttaaatacggatgtatctaatactaaaacgtgACTTGATATATTCGTATTTAAataaatttaagacaagaattttagGACGAAGAGAGTACTAGGGAACCAGTTTTTGGAAATATTTTTTCCACGTGCAGTAAAGGTTTACCATGTTCGCATTTGGCTGTGCTTGGCAATCATTTTCTGCAAATACTTTTATAACGTGTGGTAAATATTTCTCAAGGTTCCTATGAACCGTACTTGGCAATCCCCTGCAAATACTTCTTTATATGCGGTAAAGATTTGTCAAGTTCCTAGCCGAAAAAATTGGCATAGTGGTTGTTAGAATAAATCTGAGGCGCTCCGTCGATTtaccgaggaccaagcaatcacgcAAGCATGATACCGAGATCTGTTAACGAAGTTCACCATCATGGCTACATCCCTGGGGtatgactacgggcgctccttcCCATGACATTGTTACAATACCGTATTCCGGccgcccgggcgccggcacacgccgccggctcccccgcgttttcgtgctattatgttggcatatgtTATATCGTGTGTCTACTCCCGCTATATacgagaggcctaggatacaagtgtcctattaggacacaactcctcccctgtctacacacagtccaaaaccaagtccaactgtaacctaccttgtacaataatattcgacacaattctaacaaactccaccttgacGAATATTCTTCACCACCTTGAATTCATTCATGCGTCGAAcctccatgtacattggacttgagataCACCATGAGCACCGCTGCTATTCCCAGCCTCCatatgactccacctgcaacttgtagtcccttcttTTCTTGACCACAGTCAACACTCAAGCAAAATTAAGTTCTTTATTACTCTAGTCCGTGCTCCCAACTTCCGGATAATCCATTTAACGCCATCACACACCGACCGTTGTctgcgtgaaagtgaacaactcacgTATTGAACGCCACatataagagttacctgaactcaacatctCCGCTTTTTCTTGACTGCCTGTCtaaaacttgaaggaatttcactGTCGCTTGTAGTCAAcccgagtcaaattcgcagttgCCTCACCCTTTTCCCGGATAGTCTCTGACATGTCCCACAGCTatagcactccgcctccttctgtaATTGTCATCTGCACTTTGCCATGTGCACCGAACACCACAGAACATATGGCCATGTACTCTCTCAGCTTTTGACAATTTCAGACTTTCCATCACTTTCTCAGATTCTGCATGGTCAACTCCTGTCCATCAACCGACACCGATAGACCCAGTCACCAACTTGAATCCGGTACTCATCAACACTGCTTCAGCACCCCCTGCACACTTTGTCTGACCACATGTCTCACCATTAGTGCATTGGCCTGTCGCTGTGTCCCGTGCTTACCGCATGCCTCGTCGCTATCACTGCGTCGAGCCTCTGTTGTCCTGGTCGAGTCTCCCGGGTAGCTAGCCCCCACTGcctcaacccccactgcagagaaccaccgatcatcaccgaccgatgccGAGTATCACGTCTCCATCAGACCACTGGTACCCAGTCTGAAACCACATGTCTCTCGCTATCCCGCTGAAATAGGCTTCGACTCTCCATGCATTTACGCCGTAGCCCCTCCATCAGCACAGAGTGAAGTCGTCCATCAGACTCCaactccaccttcaacatgactccatggtggTTGTACGTGCCACCCTCCCGCGCCCTGTCGACTCCAAGCTCTCATGTGCACCGTCTTGAGTCAACCCCGCGCCATAGTCTATCGAAGCCGCACAAGCCCTCAGGCCT containing:
- the LOC125516036 gene encoding acetolactate synthase 1, chloroplastic-like, with translation MASSSPAVTTLRRNGADILVEALERCGVRDVFAYPGGACMEIHQELTRSPTIRTHLLRHEQGEAFAASGYARASGRPGVCIATSGPGATNLVTALADAHLDSVPLVAITGQVPRCMIGTGAFQETPVVEVTRPVTKHNYLVLDVDDIPRIIKAAFFLASSGRPGPVLVDIPKDIQQHMAVPSWDTPMQLTSRYIARLPEQPATDLLEQVIHLAAEARRPVLYVGGGCSASGDELRRFVELTGIPVATTLMGLGNFPSDHPLSLRMLGMHGTVYANYAVDKADLLLAFGVRFDDRVTGRIEAFASRAKIVHIDIDPTEIGKNKQPHVTICADVKLALQGMNALLEGSIGEKNFYYRDWCLKLEQKKIEFPLGYQTFGEAIPPQYAIQVLDEMTNGEAIVATGVGQHQMWAAQYYTYRRPRQWLSSGGLGAMGFGLPAAAGAAVANPGVAVIDIDGDGSFLMNIQELAMIRIENLQVKVMVLNNQHLGMVVQWEDMLYKANRAHTFLGNPEKESEIYPDFVTIARGFSIPAVRVAKKSKVRAAIKEMLETPGPYLLDVIVPHQEHVLPMIPSGGSFKDTILDEDGRTLH